Below is a genomic region from Vibrio nitrifigilis.
TTAGAGGCCGATTGGTATTTTCTTGCGGCTGATATGACAGCCCTACCCGCGTTAGCCAATACACTAAATAGCTTACCTGAAGACGCTAAAGGTTATGCTGTCATCGACATCATCGATAGTACAGATAAGCAAGATCTTACCACCCCAGAAGGGATGAATGTGATTTGGAACATTCAACATCCTGAGCACACATTAGTTGATGTGGTGAAATCTCAGCCATGGCTCGACGGGCAATGTGCCGTATGGTGTGCATGTGAATTTGATTCGATGCGTTCATTGCGCCAGTACTTTCGCAATGAACACGAGATTGAGCGAGACTATATCTATATCAGTAGCTATTGGAAAGATGGTGTAACAGAAGATGGCCACAAAGTGATCAAAAGAGACGATCTTAACGCTCAACATTAAGATTGATAGACAAGAAAAGTGTCATTCTCAACATTTTTCTTGTCTTTAAACGATTAAGAGAATGTAGATTGACCTTGTAAAACAACAACATCATGACGCCAATACTCAACATCCGCTCTTACTTTGCTCCCGTGAGTATCGTACAAAACTTTTTCTATCACTAATGCGGGTGTACCTTCGGTTGCATAGAGTGCCACCGCAATATCTCCTTGCAAAGAGCCCACCAAAATCCGGTATTCAATTTTCTGCCAATCAACGCCGAATTCTTGATGCAAGACATCAGTGAGAGAATGCTGAACGTCGATGTTCTCCAGATGAGTTGACACATCAGCAATCAAATAAGAAGTCACGTAGGCAACAGGTCGTTTATCTAGATGTCGGACTCGTTCTATTCGCTGCATATCACTGA
It encodes:
- a CDS encoding siderophore-interacting protein — protein: MQAKPNKRPKYRLTVTATESLSNNYQRVTLQGDSIAHFGAESAGDYIKLLFTLEGKTDVDTLAEDAKPVIRTYTIRHFDTETNSIDVDLVRHTTSDLSCGFAARWATECKVGDTMYIMGPGKKQGINLEADWYFLAADMTALPALANTLNSLPEDAKGYAVIDIIDSTDKQDLTTPEGMNVIWNIQHPEHTLVDVVKSQPWLDGQCAVWCACEFDSMRSLRQYFRNEHEIERDYIYISSYWKDGVTEDGHKVIKRDDLNAQH
- a CDS encoding UTRA domain-containing protein — its product is MQYVKIKQAILDQIEAGTLSPQQKLPSERKLAESFNTTRVTLREALSLLESEGAIYREDRRGWFIAAPPLSYDPNQLVSFRELTAQQNRVGYTMVISNQSQMANKAANRLLGLAPFSDMQRIERVRHLDKRPVAYVTSYLIADVSTHLENIDVQHSLTDVLHQEFGVDWQKIEYRILVGSLQGDIAVALYATEGTPALVIEKVLYDTHGSKVRADVEYWRHDVVVLQGQSTFS